The genome window GGCCAATTCCCCGTCTCTTCAAATTCATCTTTTGGTAATCCCCATTGTGCTACTTCTTGACGGACAAATAGTGGTACGCGCTCATCATTTGCTAAAAAGTATAGCATGCCCATATCATAATTCACATGATCCTGGAAAATTTCCTCTCGTATTTCATAGCTGCCATCTGGCCAATCATAATTCATACCGATGTTGTCTGTCGAGAATCCTCCATAGTTATTTAAATCTGTTTTTCCATTTGGCAGCATCGTATGAAGATTCATCGCATCCCAAACCCCAGCGCGAATATACCTTAATAGAAGTAAATACCTTTCCGGATCATATTTTGACGGTTTTGGAAATGGAATAAGATTACCTGCATTCTTCGTTAAACAAATTCGAAAATTATATGCTTGAATCCGCTTGTCTCCTTCCCCTCTAGTTTCCTCTTCATTGATGTTTTCTGTAATCCCCTGAATCAGACCACTTTCTTTGTTGCCCTCAATCACATAAGGATTGACTGCAACTTCAAATTTATGATGCGGATACCCAAATTGAATGCCATTATACGTTTCGTTATACGTTTCATTAGACTCACGCCCTACAGAATAGGAAACACCCGCCTTGGCCATCACATCACCCTCATAGCTTGCATCCACGAAATATTCACCGATAAAAGCATTTCCATCTTCCATGATAATCACTTTAATTTCCCTATCCTCCATGACTACCTCTTTTAGATGTTGGCGGTAATAAATCGGGATATCATGCTCCTTAACCCATTCCGTAAAAATCAGTTTTGCTGCTTTCGGTTCAAACGTCCATTGTTCTTCTTTTCCATAATAGCTACCCAGTCGTTGATAAAATTCCCTCGATAACCCACCGATTGCTTCTTTCGCACCTAAATCGGTAGCCCCTAATCCACTGGCCGTAATTCCGCCAATATGATTACTAAATTCTGCGATTGCAACACTTAGACCCATTTTTTTAGCTTGAATGGCTGCAGTAATTCCTGCTGGCGTTGCGCCATATACGATTAAATCTTTTGTGATAACCTTGGATTCGGCGTTACTTTTTGATGGCATATAATAGTTAAGGTCAATAAAATTCATTTAGTTCCCTCCAAAAGCTTTGTCCATTCTTTCTTATAAAATTCTGCTGACTCTTTTAAGTAGTAGAAATAAATCAATAGCATTTCCTCATTTGAAAACGAAGCAGTATTATTTTTGTTTTGCACCATTAGCAGTTCCATATCTACTTCTATATCTTGTTTGTTAAAGAACAGAATAATTTCATCTAGGAATTTGATTATCCATCTTGCATCATTTGGATGACCAACCTTCTCCGGATCTACCACTCTTGCAGGAAATAATGAGACATTCCATTTCGTATGTTTGGAGACTATTTTCTCTAACTCTAATAAAACCTCTATATATCTTTCATTATCTGGTCCAAGTGTTGAACCAAACTGTTTCCAAAGTTGGTCACGGCTTTTCCCCCAGCTCAAGCCTGCATAGAAATAGTTATTCAACTGTTGAATCCATTTCCATGGATATGTTTTCATCATTACTGAAGTTTGTCCTTTTTCATGAGTTGGCACAATTAGATTAAGTAAACCATCTATTTTTAACTTACGATATGCTTTAACATCTTCATCTATCCGTTTTACTAACGGTGGAAATAGTTCACTTAACATGAAATGATCACTGTAATATTCTAAAACGGTGATTAATCTCTGGTTAGTTTCCGCTTGTTTTTTCCAATCGTTTAAGGCGTTAGTCGCACGGGTTTGCTCTGCTGTTTTGTTGTCGATGGACTGTGAATAATCCCTTCCCCAGTATGCATAAAGTATATCTACTTGATTGGAGGGGATTACCTTTTCATTTCGCTCTAACATATTCCATACTAAACCTGCATTGTAGACGATATGCTCCACTTCAACTCGTAATTTCTCTGCTTTTAATGCGATTCTTAATCGCTCTGCAAAAACAATATAGATATGCATAAAATCAGAAAATTTTTCTTCGCTTATCCCAATATCCTCCGGCCACAATGAGATTCTCGTTACCACTGGGGTCTTTTTGCAAATGTTAACAATTTCCTCGATAACTAGTTTTTGCAATGGCGATTCTGCTATAAAAAAATCGCCACTTTCATTTGATGATTGCCCCGCTGCTTCTAATAGAAAACGTAAACTATGTCCCCCTAACGTAACATTTACACTGCGCTTTTCCAGCTCTTCTCTTATATATTTTCCAATCTCATCCCAGAGAGTAAAGGTAAAAAAGAATTCGTTAAACCCATTCTTAACACCCCAGTCTATCAACTTACTAATATAGATCGGATCATTTATCGTTTCTAAAATATTCCCTCTCCTTTTGAAAGCGGGTTCATTTATGTTCCAATTGTTATTTCCCTGAGCAAGATTAGATTTTTTTGAGTGTTCTTCATCTAGATTAATCCAGTTGTAACCAAGTCTTTTCTCACAAAAATGATACACCCCATATAATGTTGAGCGTTCTTCCTTACCAATGATCCATGTTTCTTTTCCATTTTCATATATGGCGAACCCGTCTTTTTCAATGAACAGATTTTCTTTAGAAAATGAGGAGGAATTAAACTCATCCTGGAGCATGATAAAGATTCGTTTGAATTCCTTTAAAGTGCTTAGATCAGGATTTTGATAAATATTTACTTGTAATCCCGCCTTCTTCATTAACCGCCTTAATTCTTCTACAGCAAATTTTAAAGTTAAATGATTATTAAAATATATTAATGAGTTCAAGTGAATCTGGTCCTCTCTGTTATTATTTTTTCTATATATTTAGAATGTTATCATTACCAGTATTAACTGTCACTCGGTGAGCGGGTCGTTAAATGGGCTTTAATGTGCTTAGAGTTTAGATATTGAGAGAGGAGGACTGTCACTCCCTTTCTCTATCCAAAAAACCAAGTAATCCAATCAAATAATTTTACTGTAAGAATCTTTATAGCTAATATAATAGATGTTGCATAAAACTTACATCTAGAGTGGGGGAACATTGTAAATGAAATACATAAAAAAATTCATAGCCATTTTATTCATCCTTTCATTGGTGCTAGCGGCTTGTAGCTCAACCGAAGAAAGTGAAAAATCAACAAATGAAGCAGATGCGGATTCGAAAGCAACAGAAGAAAAAGTGGTTCGACTAAGTGCAGCAGGAGAAATTCCTGGGCTTGATCCTACTTTAGCTGATAATGATTTCAGCTTTAATGTAATCAATCAAGTATTTGAAGGATTATATCGCTTAGATAAAGATGGTGAACCAGAATTAGCATTAGCAGCTGAAGAACCGGAAGTTACGGAAGATGGTAAGGTTCTTACCTTCAAATTAAGAGATGATGCCGTATGGTCAGATGGATCACCCGTTACGGCACATGACTTCGAATATTCATGGAAAAAGGTTGTCGATCCAGAAACAGGTGCAGCATACGGACCACAGTTAGAAGAAATTGTTGCGAATGCAACAGAGATATTAGTCGGAGATATGTCTCCTGACGAGTTAGGGGTTGAAGCACTGGATGACGAAACCCTCAAAGTAACGCTTGAAAGTCCAATACCATTTTTCAAGGAACTATTAACAACGGCAACATTTATGCCACAGAAGCAGGAATTCGTTGAGGAGCAAGGGGATAAGTATGCAACAGATAGTGAACATACCTTGTTTAACGGTCCCTTCGTACTTGCAGATTGGTCTAGTACCGACCTCTCTTGGAACTATGAAAAAAATGGGAATTACTGGGATAAGGATGCAGTCAATGTTGATAGAATCGAAGTGAACGTTGTAAAGGATACAGAAACGGCTGTGAATCTTTATTTGAATGGGCAGCTTGACCGTGTCGAATTAACGAGTGATAATGTACAGCAATTCCAAGGTGAAGATGAGTTTGCTACACAACTAACAGGAGCTGTCACTTATTTAAAGATGAATCAAGGGAAAGATGGCGAGACGACAGATCTTGCTAATTTAAATATCCGAAAAGCATTAAACATGGTAATTGATAAACAAGTCATTGTTGATGAACTATTAAATAATGGCTCTATCGTTGCGAATGCAAATGTACCAAAAGGTTTAGCAGGAAATCCCGAAACTGGTGAGGACTTCCGTTCAGAAAACGGTGACCTTACAGAATTCAATCCGGAAAAAGGGCAGAAGCATTGGGAGAAGGGATTAGAAGAATTAGGCAAGACCGAGCTTGAATTTACATTAATTAGCAGTGATTCCTCTGCTTCTAAGCAATTAGCAGAGAACCTTAAATTTCAAATGGAGTCCAATCTTCCTGGCCTGACGATAAATATAAGAAATTTATCGCCTAAAGCGAGCATTGCTGCAAACGTTGGGCAGGATTATGAACTGATTATTACTGGCTGGGGCGGAGATTATCAGGATCCGCTGACCTATTTGAATCTGTTCATTACAGATAGTCCAGGAAACCATACCGGTTATTCCGATCCAGAATACGATAAGCTTGTGCTCGGTTCAAAATCGGATCTGACTTATCATCCTGAGCAACGCTGGGAAGCATTAAAAAGGCAGAGAGAATGCTGATTGAGGAAAGTGCGGTACTTATCCCACTATATCAAAAGGGTATTTCTTACATGCAAAAGGATTATCTCAAAGATTATATTACCTATCCTGTTAGCTCAGATAATTATAAATGGATTGATATTGCAGAGTAAGTCTACTGGGGGAGTGTTTATGTCACTCCCTTTTTTTATTGAATTTACATCGTACTTGAAGGCCCGCTTACACAACTCCAACACTCTTCAACGTAGACCACAATGGTGCTTCCAAGCCATTTGCCATTTTCATAAATCCATAGTCATTTGGATGCACACCATCAACTGTACCTTCATGCCAGCGCATTCCGAGCAATTTCGAACCATCCACAAATCCGATTCGTGTATCACCATTTTGCTTAAACAGCTCTACTACTTTTTTCGAATGATTTCTGCGCCTCATCGTTTCTAGATTTCGTTCAGGGAGAATATCCATTGCATGTGGAATCTGCGACATTACCATTATTGGAACGAAGGGGTGTTGCTCACGATAGATTTCAATAAAAGAAACCAATGTCGTTTCGTATTCCTCTGGTGTCACATTCGCTTCATAGTCAATTACCAGGCATGCGGGATTTTCGATATCCCTGATAGCTATGGCAACTTCTCGCTCCCCTTTACCACTGCCGGAAAATCCTAGATTAATAAATTCAAGCTGAAATCTTCTGCTTAAAATATTTGTATAGGACATTCCTGGCCTGCTCGCACTGCCGCCCTGTGTAATAGATGTGCCGTAAAATAACACCCGTTTCTTAGATATATATGGCGTTGGTTCTTCAATAATAGCATCAGGATCAATCCCAATCAGCAGCTCCTCGACCCCTTGATATAATGGAAGGTTTATCGTCACTTCCCTGAGTTGGCTAGAGGTATTTGTGAAATCCCAAATTGAAGCTTCATAGGTTTTCTCATGGATTGGAGGGATTGCCGTTGCAAGATAATGCTGCTTCCCTGGCTCGCCAATATAAATATCGAAGCCAGACTGTCCTGTTGCTGCCATATGGCCAATATCTGCTACACCAGAAAGCCTTGTTTTTATTACTAGCCTTCCTGAATCTGTTTTAAATCGAATCTGTCCGCCAGACGTACAATTAGCCAATTCATTTACACATAATGGAAGTTCTGTTTTTGGACGTGAAGGCATGCGCCGGTATTCCTTTTCCTGATCGAACCACGCGAAACCGCTAACTTGAAAAGGATAGTTTTTAGGATCATGCCATTCAATTGAACCTGCCTGTTGTTCCTGGATATTTAATACATGCTCCATACTGTAATTATTCCAATTATAATTAGGATTTTCCATATCTTTCCCTCCTTCTTTTCACTTGATCGTATTAGAAAACCGGTCATTTTTTGAAGTTAATTTTATAATAGCAATCTATTGTTAACAGAATGTTGATTTAAAGTGATTTTTTATAAATAATTGTATTTATTTACTAGAGGTTCTTCACTACGCAAAAAATGCAGCTCCCACTTCAGGAACTGCATTTTTTCATGTCTATTTTTAGAGTGCTTCTCCCCAAATGTCATTTGCCCATTCTGGGTTATCGATAAATGGATTGCGATTGCCTTGGAATTCTTGGATCTTGTTATTGCGATTTATTTCCCATTCGCTGACAGGGTCTCGTTCATGCCATTCAAGCAGAACAGAAATTTTCCCATGGAATGGATTGCTGCCATTATTCACGCGATCATTTAATTCTAAATCTACTCTGTCGCCTTCTTCATAGCGTACTGCCATGTAAAACAGCATTCGAGCGACATCACCTTTTACTTCATTTGGCGGTTCGAAGGAATCACCATCCCGCTTACAATCAGCGCAATTTTTCACAGCATTGCCACCATTATCGAAATCAAGGTTTCCTCTAGAGCTGTTTACTTGCACATCTGTTGGTCGTAAGTGATGGATATCAGTACCTGGCCCCTTACTTGTTCCAAAGTCTCCATGAGATTTTGCCCATGTATGCTCTCGATTCCAGTCACCGACCATGCCACCATTTTTATTCTTGGAGCGTGATTCACCAGAATAAAGCAGGATAACATTATTCGAATTATTCGGGTCTTCGTCAGTTACTTTCAATGCATCCCAAACTTCGCTATAGGAAAGCTCGTGATGGTCATCAATGATTTCATGTAAGGAATCTTTTAAGGCTTCTCCTTCTTTACCTATTGCACTTCCATAATAATCTGCTTGTGGTATTTCTGCTTTTACTGCTTCTACCGTTACACTGAACGTTTCTGTAATGCTTTCTGTTCCATCTGTCGCTGTAACAGCTACAATATGGCTGCCTTCCTCAAGCTTAAGTGCTAGCGTATCTGAATCAATTTCTCCCATTGTAGAAGTAAATGTTAATTTATCACCATCTGCATCTGAAAAATACTCGGTTAATGCTAATTCAATGCTCTCTCCTGCATTCACCTTTTGATTTGTAAAAGGTTTTGTTAATGCTGGTGGATTATTTACCGGTGCTTCGGGTTCTTCTTCGATTGAATCAACGAATCGAATAT of Oceanobacillus zhaokaii contains these proteins:
- a CDS encoding FAD-dependent oxidoreductase; translation: MNFIDLNYYMPSKSNAESKVITKDLIVYGATPAGITAAIQAKKMGLSVAIAEFSNHIGGITASGLGATDLGAKEAIGGLSREFYQRLGSYYGKEEQWTFEPKAAKLIFTEWVKEHDIPIYYRQHLKEVVMEDREIKVIIMEDGNAFIGEYFVDASYEGDVMAKAGVSYSVGRESNETYNETYNGIQFGYPHHKFEVAVNPYVIEGNKESGLIQGITENINEEETRGEGDKRIQAYNFRICLTKNAGNLIPFPKPSKYDPERYLLLLRYIRAGVWDAMNLHTMLPNGKTDLNNYGGFSTDNIGMNYDWPDGSYEIREEIFQDHVNYDMGMLYFLANDERVPLFVRQEVAQWGLPKDEFEETGNWPHQLYIRESRRMISDYVMTDNNCLGETVIEDSIGLASYQMDSHHVRRVLLDGKIVNEGDVEIPISPYPISYRSVRPRKEECTNLLVPVCLSSSHIAYGSIRMEPVFMIIGQSVGMAASLAFKNKLAVQDVDFEELKANLMKENQVLVWDNSIEDDPVERMKQTFGKE
- a CDS encoding alpha-glucuronidase family glycosyl hydrolase, whose amino-acid sequence is MYRKNNNREDQIHLNSLIYFNNHLTLKFAVEELRRLMKKAGLQVNIYQNPDLSTLKEFKRIFIMLQDEFNSSSFSKENLFIEKDGFAIYENGKETWIIGKEERSTLYGVYHFCEKRLGYNWINLDEEHSKKSNLAQGNNNWNINEPAFKRRGNILETINDPIYISKLIDWGVKNGFNEFFFTFTLWDEIGKYIREELEKRSVNVTLGGHSLRFLLEAAGQSSNESGDFFIAESPLQKLVIEEIVNICKKTPVVTRISLWPEDIGISEEKFSDFMHIYIVFAERLRIALKAEKLRVEVEHIVYNAGLVWNMLERNEKVIPSNQVDILYAYWGRDYSQSIDNKTAEQTRATNALNDWKKQAETNQRLITVLEYYSDHFMLSELFPPLVKRIDEDVKAYRKLKIDGLLNLIVPTHEKGQTSVMMKTYPWKWIQQLNNYFYAGLSWGKSRDQLWKQFGSTLGPDNERYIEVLLELEKIVSKHTKWNVSLFPARVVDPEKVGHPNDARWIIKFLDEIILFFNKQDIEVDMELLMVQNKNNTASFSNEEMLLIYFYYLKESAEFYKKEWTKLLEGTK
- a CDS encoding SGNH/GDSL hydrolase family protein; amino-acid sequence: MENPNYNWNNYSMEHVLNIQEQQAGSIEWHDPKNYPFQVSGFAWFDQEKEYRRMPSRPKTELPLCVNELANCTSGGQIRFKTDSGRLVIKTRLSGVADIGHMAATGQSGFDIYIGEPGKQHYLATAIPPIHEKTYEASIWDFTNTSSQLREVTINLPLYQGVEELLIGIDPDAIIEEPTPYISKKRVLFYGTSITQGGSASRPGMSYTNILSRRFQLEFINLGFSGSGKGEREVAIAIRDIENPACLVIDYEANVTPEEYETTLVSFIEIYREQHPFVPIMVMSQIPHAMDILPERNLETMRRRNHSKKVVELFKQNGDTRIGFVDGSKLLGMRWHEGTVDGVHPNDYGFMKMANGLEAPLWSTLKSVGVV